In the genome of Vicia villosa cultivar HV-30 ecotype Madison, WI linkage group LG7, Vvil1.0, whole genome shotgun sequence, one region contains:
- the LOC131618305 gene encoding jasmonoyl--L-amino acid synthetase JAR6-like: MREEVEKYDFEKVIEEFERITKDAGNVQKETLRRILEENASVEYLQDLGLNGRTDPESFKACVPLVTYKDLEPYINRLVDDVSPILTRKPITAVSLSSGTSQGNRKFIPWNDELFKNIVQLYRTSFAYRNRDFPIQDGKALNFVFRSNASQKKGGVMLGTATANVFGNPGYKNLMQALKAPSVSPHEIIFSPDFHQSLYCHLLCGLLFREEVQSISATFAHNILYAFRTFEQDWEELVNDIKDGVLSSRITVPSIRTTMSKLLKPNPELANLIHKKCKGLSNWYGLFPELFPNVKYVQGIMTGAMLPYVTKLRHYAGEVPLLTSEYGASEGGIASNVNPKVPPEFATYCILPQIAYFEFIQLAQLDANQVELKPVGLTDVKIGEEYEILFTNPAGLYRYRLGDVVKVMGFHNSTPEIKFMRRSNLLLTINIDKNTENDLQLSVENASKFLAEEKIEMIDYTSYIDLSKEPGHYVIFWEINGETSDEVLSECCNCLDKSFIDPGYVTSRKFQGIDALELRVVEKGTFQKILESQVERGVPVSQFKTPRCVGPTNTSMLQVLLDNVVKSYVSTAYN, encoded by the exons ATGAGAGAAGAAGTTGAAAAGTATGACTTTGAAAAAGTGATTGAAGAATTTGAGAGAATAACAAAGGATGCTGGGAATGTTCAGAAGGAAACATTGAGAAGGATTTTGGAAGAGAATGCATCTGTGGAATATTTGCAGGATTTAGGATTGAATGGAAGAACTGATCCTGAAAGTTTCAAGGCTTGTGTTCCATTGGTCACTTACAAAGATTTGGAGCCTTATATCAATAGATTGGTTGATGATGTTTCTCCTATTCTCACTCGAAAACCAATCACAGCTGTGTCGTTAAG TTCTGGTACTAGTCAAGGGAATCGTAAATTTATTCCATGGAATGATGAATTGTTTAAAAACATAGTGCAGTTATATCGAACCTCTTTTGCCTATAGGAACAG agaTTTTCCTATCCAAGATGGGAAGGCTTTAAACTTTGTCTTCAGAAGCAATGCATCACAAAAAAAAGGGGGTGTGATGCTAGGAACAGCCACTGCAAATGTATTCGGAAATCCAGGATACAAGAATTTAATGCAAGCACTTAAAGCACCAAGTGTTAGTCCTCATGAAATAATTTTCAGTCCTGATTTTCATCAATCACTCTATTGCCACCTTTTATGTGGACTACTTTTCAGAGAAGAAGTTCAATCAATTTCAGCAACATTTGCACACAATATTCTCTATGCTTTTAGAACTTTTGAACAAGATTGGGAAGAACTTGTTAATGATATCAAGGACGGTGTTCTTAGCAGCAGAATCACCGTTCCTTCCATTAGAACTACTATGTCCAAATTGCTGAAACCAAATCCTGAACTAGCTAACTTGATCCACAAGAAATGCAAAGGATTAAGCAATTGGTATGGATTGTTTCCCGAGCTTTTTCCTAATGTTAAGTATGTTCAAGGGATCATGACAGGTGCAATGTTGCCTTATGTGACCAAATTGAGACATTATGCTGGAGAAGTTCCTTTGTTGACTTCGGAATATGGTGCTTCAGAAGGTGGGATTGCTTCAAACGTGAATCCTAAAGTGCCTCCTGAATTTGCCACCTATTGTATTCTTCCTCAAATTGCTTACTTCGAATTCATTCAGTTGGCACAACTTGATGCAAATCAAGTAGAGCTTAAGCCTGTTGGTTTAACTGATGTCAAGATTGGGGAGGAGTATGAGATTCTTTTCACCAATCCTGCAG GTTTATACAGATATAGGCTAGGAGATGTGGTAAAGGTTATGGGGTTCCATAACTCGACTCCAGAAATCAAATTTATGCGCAGAAGTAATCTTTTGCTTACAATCAACATTGACAAGAACACGGAGAATGATTTACAATTATCAGTAGAAAATGCGTCCAAATTTTTAGCTGAGGAGAAAATTGAGATGATTGACTACACTAGCTACATAGATTTATCCAAAGAACCGGGACACTATGTCATATTCTGGGAAATCAACGGTGAAACCAGTGATGAAGTTCTTTCTGAGTGTTGTAACTGTTTGGATAAGTCTTTTATTGATCCAGGTTATGTTACTTCTAGAAAATTCCAAGGTATTGATGCTCTTGAACTCCGAGTTGTTGAGAAAGGAACATTCCAGAAGATTCTCGAGAGTCAAGTTGAAAGAGGTGTACCTGTGAGTCAGTTCAAGACACCTAGATGTGTTGGTCCTACAAACACCTCAATGTTGCAAGTTTTGTTGGATAATGTTGTTAAGAGCTACGTTAGTACTGCttataattga